From the genome of bacterium:
AAAAAGCCGATTACGGACTTTTTGCGACCCTATCAGCGTTACGAGATGGAAATGTGTCACAAAGGAACAAAAAAATAATACAATCAGGTTATAGGGGTCAGGTAGCGAATTGTGGAATTTACAAACTTCCCTGTCAGACACGCCCCATTTAACCCTTCCCCTCGACACGCTTCCGTCTTCGCTCTGCGAGCTATAACGGACAGGCAGGGCTGGCGACAACCTTCCGCCGTCGCCTGAGGCTATGGCGGACAAGCAGGGCAGGCGCCTTGACCTGCTCGATCCCGATTTTCCTTATGGGGTAGCTATGGCGACTAAACTATCAATACGCGTTTATTCCTCTACGATTCGAAAGCATATCCACCATTATCACCAGCTCTTCTTTCCTCTGCTCGGTGGGGCCACCTGTGTTATCTCTCAAGAGATCTACAAGGTAGGACTGGGACAGTGCATCCTGTACCCGGCAGGTATTGAGCATTACTGCATCCCTGACGACAATTCCAAATACCTGGTCGTGGACCTTGATGAGTTGCCGGAGAAGTTACAGGATTTCGAACACCTTGTGGTTCCAGTGCCTCCCCTACTACAGGCCTTTATTTATTTTGCAGAGAAGCAGTTGGACTATCGCGTCAATATGTCCCTGGAAAAACGTATGGGTGAGCTGGTTGACGAGTTGTTCAGAGAGCTTGACTTTCAGCCCAGGGTTGATCCCCGCATTGCACGGGTGATGGCCTTTTTTGAAAGGGACCCCAGTTCTTCGGCATCACTGGATGAACTGTCCTCCCTCGCGGGCCTGAGTTTGAGCCAGTTCAAGGCCCTGTTCAAAAAACAGACCGGAAAGACCCCGGGTGGTTTTTTACGGGACCTGCGGATGGAAAAGGCCAAGGCCCTGCTGGTTAACACCGATTATCCCATCGGCATCATCGCAGAGATGGTCGGTTACTTCGATGCCTCTTCATTCAGCCACCGCTTTTCGTCCCACTTCGGCTTTCCACCGAGAAATTTACGAGGTGAACATCCTTTTTCAGGCGTTTGAAACAATAAGTCCGGCTTTTCAACAAAGTATTATTCTTTTGCCTCTGGTAGGATGCACTCGCTATCTAGAGAAAGAGGCTATCTCTGGAACACAAAACACTGAAAAACTCAGGCCAGGAACGTTGATGACTTCGCGAAAAGTCATCAACGCGCCCCGTGGGGGGCGCCCGAATCGATGACCGGCATCGTGGGTCATTGATTCGTGAGGAAAGCGGAAATGACACTTTTCGCTTTCCGAGGAGCAAATAGCCGATAACGGACTTTTTGCGACCCTATTATAGTTGGATTTTCGAGAGGAGAAAAAAATGAGCACGATACCTGTAAATGATGATCAGATTTTAAGGGAACTCCAGACTGAATCCGCCAAGTGGATTATGAGAACATTCCCTAATCGAATGAGCAGTGGAGCTGATGAAGTTGCGGTCCGTCTGCAGCTGAAGGAGGACGCTGAAAAATGGGTTAAGGAAAACTTCGAGCTGCGCCGGCAAGGCAAGGAAAGCACACCACTACCGGCTTAGGCATCTTGAGGTGGAAAAACCTGTAGCTGTTCTGAATGTAATTATTGGGGTCAGGTCGTGCATTGTACGGCCTAACCCCTTTAGCTTCCGATTTAAATTGTGCATCGGTGCACTGAACCTCCCCCACAATTCACCCTTCGGCTGGGCTCAGGGCAGGAAGCCTGACACCATTGGCTTCCTATTCTTCTCTATGCCTTGAATCCTGCGAGCCCTTGACCTTTTCCCAAAGGCAAAGGAGACATGGACCGTGGCCTTTCGGGTATACCCCCAGGCGACAAGGCTCTTGGCAGCCAGCCTGGCCATGT
Proteins encoded in this window:
- a CDS encoding AraC family transcriptional regulator, translated to MADKQGRRLDLLDPDFPYGVAMATKLSIRVYSSTIRKHIHHYHQLFFPLLGGATCVISQEIYKVGLGQCILYPAGIEHYCIPDDNSKYLVVDLDELPEKLQDFEHLVVPVPPLLQAFIYFAEKQLDYRVNMSLEKRMGELVDELFRELDFQPRVDPRIARVMAFFERDPSSSASLDELSSLAGLSLSQFKALFKKQTGKTPGGFLRDLRMEKAKALLVNTDYPIGIIAEMVGYFDASSFSHRFSSHFGFPPRNLRGEHPFSGV